The following are encoded in a window of Kitasatospora sp. NBC_01250 genomic DNA:
- a CDS encoding IS1182 family transposase: MWVRDRLDGLWRDEDFAGWYPRDGRPGISPAQLATVSVLQFLLGLSDRQAAEAVRCRIDFKYAMAMELDDPGFHHSVLADFRERLVLEDRADRLLDLALARLKEAGLVRERTTQRTDSTHVLAAVRELTRLEMVTEAVRAVLEEAARTASHLLTGLVDEDWGRRYGRPVRLGKNPTRPKTRILTAGDDACRLLEHLHEHGPAYRPGPQAEALRQILVQNYYRDAAGRLRWRTADDGGLPPSASAIVSPYDTTARYVRHGHIISWKGFAAHVTETCAPDSVNVITDVATTSAATNDGQALPGIHTRLARRELLPAEHLVDGGYTSLVHLERAAREHQVTISGPLPGNPTRQHRKNEGFDRDDFHIDFDRRQVTCPNGQVSAGWHGPYPTSSPTAAPLIVARFTKSQCQPCPDRPRCTSSGDARNVGFPPRELRDLQVHVRTEQQTPEWKARYAVRSGIEGTMNEFAHGHGMRHCRYRGRPKAHLQHVLTAIAVNIERLSGQPVTEGALPPRPPTAFQTYLDENDIPRTKSWRALGT, from the coding sequence GACTTCGCGGGCTGGTACCCGCGCGACGGACGCCCCGGCATCTCGCCCGCCCAGCTGGCCACCGTCAGCGTGCTGCAGTTCCTGCTCGGCCTGTCGGACCGGCAAGCGGCCGAAGCGGTGCGCTGCCGCATCGACTTCAAGTACGCGATGGCCATGGAACTGGACGATCCCGGCTTCCACCACAGCGTGCTGGCCGACTTCCGTGAGCGCCTGGTCCTGGAGGACCGAGCCGACCGCCTCCTCGATCTGGCACTCGCGCGCCTGAAGGAGGCCGGACTCGTGCGCGAGCGCACCACTCAGCGCACCGACTCCACCCACGTCCTGGCCGCGGTGCGCGAACTGACCCGGCTGGAAATGGTCACCGAGGCCGTCCGTGCCGTCCTGGAAGAGGCGGCCCGGACCGCTTCGCACCTGCTGACCGGCCTGGTCGACGAGGACTGGGGGCGTCGCTACGGCCGCCCGGTCCGCCTGGGCAAGAACCCCACCCGGCCCAAGACCAGGATCCTCACCGCCGGTGACGACGCCTGCCGCCTGCTGGAACACCTCCACGAGCACGGACCGGCCTACCGGCCCGGCCCGCAGGCCGAAGCCCTACGGCAGATCCTCGTGCAGAACTACTACCGTGACGCGGCGGGCCGCCTGCGCTGGCGCACCGCCGACGACGGTGGCCTGCCGCCCTCCGCCTCGGCGATCGTCTCCCCCTACGACACCACGGCGCGCTACGTCCGCCACGGGCACATCATCAGCTGGAAAGGCTTCGCCGCGCACGTCACCGAGACCTGTGCCCCCGACAGCGTCAACGTGATCACGGACGTGGCCACCACCTCGGCCGCCACCAACGACGGCCAAGCCTTGCCCGGCATCCACACCCGCCTGGCACGCCGCGAACTGCTGCCCGCCGAGCACCTGGTTGACGGCGGCTACACCTCCCTCGTCCACCTGGAACGAGCCGCCCGCGAACACCAGGTCACCATCAGCGGACCCCTGCCGGGCAACCCCACCCGCCAGCACCGCAAGAACGAAGGGTTCGACCGCGACGACTTCCACATCGACTTCGACCGCCGACAGGTCACCTGCCCCAACGGCCAGGTCAGCGCCGGATGGCACGGTCCCTACCCGACCTCCTCGCCCACCGCGGCACCCCTGATCGTGGCACGGTTCACCAAGAGCCAGTGCCAGCCGTGTCCGGACCGCCCCCGCTGCACCAGCTCCGGTGACGCCCGCAACGTGGGCTTCCCCCCGCGAGAACTCCGCGACCTGCAAGTCCACGTCCGAACAGAGCAGCAGACACCGGAGTGGAAGGCCCGCTACGCGGTCCGCTCCGGTATCGAGGGCACCATGAACGAGTTCGCCCACGGACACGGCATGCGCCACTGCCGCTACCGAGGCCGGCCGAAAGCCCACCTGCAGCACGTACTCACAGCCATCGCCGTGAACATCGAACGACTCAGCGGCCAACCCGTCACCGAGGGAGCTCTCCCGCCGAGACCGCCGACCGCCTTCCAGACCTACCTGGACGAGAACGACATCCCCCGGACGAAGTCCTGGCGCGCCCTCGGTACTTGA